One Amorphoplanes digitatis genomic window carries:
- a CDS encoding ABC transporter permease encodes MTAVQQAPAGAVSVAPERDVDRTEIPLWRLVLVELRKLADTRSGLWLLIVIGLAAAGTAAIMLFAVPDAEQTFQGFLSFGLVPASVLLPVLGILSMTSEWSQRTALTTFTLVPRRGRVVAAKLIAAVLIAIATTAAAAALSAAGNLIAIGTGGDGAWHIEAALVGQLLVNQIVFVLMGSAFGALLMNSPLAIVLYFAIPTVWTVLGEMVKWLHTAAGWVDINMTSVPLSEPGMTGEQWVRFGVAALVWVALPLALGTVRVLRREVS; translated from the coding sequence ATGACCGCGGTTCAGCAGGCACCGGCCGGCGCGGTGAGCGTCGCGCCCGAACGTGACGTCGACCGTACGGAGATCCCGCTCTGGCGTCTGGTCCTGGTGGAGCTGCGCAAGCTTGCCGACACCCGCTCGGGGCTGTGGCTGCTGATCGTGATCGGGCTGGCCGCGGCGGGCACCGCCGCGATCATGCTGTTCGCGGTGCCGGACGCCGAGCAGACCTTCCAGGGCTTCCTCTCCTTCGGCCTGGTGCCGGCGAGCGTGCTGCTGCCGGTGCTCGGCATCCTGTCGATGACCAGCGAGTGGTCGCAGCGGACCGCGCTGACCACGTTCACCCTCGTGCCGCGGCGCGGGCGGGTCGTCGCGGCGAAGCTGATCGCGGCCGTGCTGATCGCGATCGCGACAACGGCGGCGGCGGCCGCGCTGTCCGCGGCCGGCAACCTGATCGCCATCGGTACGGGCGGCGACGGAGCCTGGCACATCGAGGCCGCCCTGGTGGGTCAGCTGCTCGTCAACCAGATCGTGTTCGTGCTGATGGGCTCGGCGTTCGGCGCCCTGCTGATGAACTCGCCGCTGGCGATCGTGCTGTACTTCGCCATCCCGACGGTCTGGACGGTGCTCGGCGAGATGGTCAAGTGGCTGCACACCGCCGCGGGCTGGGTCGACATCAACATGACCTCGGTGCCGCTGAGCGAGCCGGGCATGACCGGCGAGCAGTGGGTCCGCTTCGGCGTCGCCGCCCTGGTCTGGGTGGCCCTGCCGCTGGCCCTGGGCACCGTGCGGGTGCTGCGGCGCGAGGTGTCCTGA
- a CDS encoding ABC transporter ATP-binding protein, which yields MITVEHLSKRYGSHPAVDDVSFTCEPGTVTGFLGPNGAGKSTTMRMICGLTPPTAGTATVDGRAYRRMGNPGRRIGVLLDASAQHSGRTGREVLTLAAMTMGIDRRGVEASLDRVGLNSTAAKRRVKAYSLGMRQRLGLAYAMLGDPGILILDEPANGLDPEGIFWMRGLLRDFADRGGTVLLSSHLLREVEAVADRLIVIGGGRVVAQGDKDELLAGTGTLVRALDRPALEAVLARAGLTGTATTDGGVVVQADAETIGRAAAGAGLVLLELRPAGSGGLEQMFLTLTAGDSVKEAVR from the coding sequence ATGATCACGGTTGAACACCTGAGCAAACGGTACGGGAGCCACCCGGCCGTCGACGACGTCTCCTTCACCTGCGAACCGGGCACGGTGACGGGCTTCCTCGGCCCGAACGGCGCGGGCAAGTCCACCACCATGCGGATGATCTGCGGGCTCACCCCACCCACGGCCGGCACCGCCACCGTCGACGGGCGGGCGTACCGGCGGATGGGCAATCCCGGGCGGCGCATCGGGGTGCTGCTGGACGCGTCGGCGCAGCACTCCGGGCGTACCGGAAGGGAGGTACTGACCCTGGCCGCGATGACGATGGGCATCGACCGGCGTGGGGTCGAGGCGAGCCTGGACCGGGTGGGGCTCAACAGCACGGCCGCCAAGCGGCGGGTGAAGGCGTACTCGCTGGGCATGCGGCAGCGGCTCGGGCTCGCGTACGCGATGCTCGGCGATCCCGGGATCCTGATCCTGGACGAGCCGGCGAACGGCCTGGACCCCGAGGGGATCTTCTGGATGCGCGGGCTGTTGCGCGACTTCGCCGACCGCGGCGGCACCGTGCTGCTCTCCTCGCACCTGCTGCGCGAGGTGGAGGCGGTCGCGGACCGGCTGATCGTCATCGGCGGCGGGCGGGTCGTGGCGCAGGGCGACAAGGACGAGCTGCTCGCCGGCACCGGCACGCTGGTGCGGGCGCTGGACCGGCCCGCGCTGGAGGCGGTGCTCGCCCGCGCCGGGCTGACCGGCACCGCGACGACCGACGGGGGCGTCGTCGTGCAGGCCGACGCGGAGACGATCGGCCGGGCCGCGGCCGGCGCGGGCCTGGTGCTGCTGGAGCTGCGCCCGGCCGGCAGCGGCGGGCTCGAGCAGATGTTCCTGACACTGACCGCCGGCGACTCGGTGAAGGAGGCGGTCCGATGA
- a CDS encoding histidine kinase: MGELVVPGGGGRPSEYRWLLPASLLDDPDGPPAARSTRDWVIDTLCFALGLGWTLLATADLLSAHPTLVQEWAYTPRWLIWLDLAVGVVLSVALWWRRRWPVYLALLTVVAGAVTVAGAIAGLIFFFTVALHRRFAVTAAVFAGAVLTSAVFCALRPETNNSYWESMVWSAAFLVIVMLWGMVMRSRRQLVLSLRDRAERAESEQRLRIIQARALERTRIAREMHDVLAHRISLLSLHAGALEIRPDAAPAEVAGAAGVIRASAHQALQDLREVIGVLREPEGDDRPERPQPTLCELPALADESRAAGAKVRLDVRIDDSTPLPDGAGRTAYRIVQEGLTNARKHAPGTAVRVTVEGKAGVGLTIDVRNPAPVGRATLAIPGAGTGLVGLGERATLAGGKLVHGRTADGEFALSAWLPWAGPA; the protein is encoded by the coding sequence GTGGGGGAGCTGGTGGTGCCGGGAGGCGGCGGACGGCCGTCGGAGTACCGGTGGCTGCTTCCGGCGTCGCTGCTCGACGATCCCGACGGGCCGCCGGCGGCCCGCTCGACCCGCGACTGGGTCATCGACACGCTCTGCTTCGCGCTCGGCCTCGGCTGGACCCTGCTGGCCACGGCCGACCTGCTGAGCGCGCACCCGACGCTGGTGCAGGAGTGGGCGTACACCCCGCGCTGGCTGATCTGGCTCGACCTCGCGGTCGGGGTCGTGCTCTCGGTCGCGCTCTGGTGGCGGCGGCGCTGGCCGGTGTACCTCGCGCTGCTTACCGTCGTGGCCGGCGCCGTCACCGTGGCGGGCGCGATCGCCGGCCTGATCTTCTTCTTCACGGTCGCGCTGCACCGCAGGTTCGCGGTGACGGCGGCGGTCTTCGCCGGCGCCGTGCTCACCAGCGCGGTCTTCTGCGCGCTGCGACCCGAGACGAACAACAGCTATTGGGAGTCGATGGTCTGGAGCGCGGCGTTCCTGGTGATCGTGATGCTCTGGGGCATGGTCATGCGGTCCCGGCGCCAGCTCGTGCTGTCGCTGCGGGACCGGGCCGAGCGCGCCGAGTCCGAGCAGCGGCTGCGGATCATCCAGGCCCGCGCTCTGGAACGCACCCGCATCGCCCGCGAGATGCACGACGTGCTCGCACACCGGATCTCGCTGCTGAGCCTGCACGCCGGCGCCCTGGAGATCCGGCCCGACGCGGCGCCCGCCGAGGTGGCCGGCGCGGCCGGGGTGATCCGGGCCAGCGCGCACCAGGCGCTTCAGGACCTGCGCGAGGTGATCGGCGTGCTGCGCGAGCCGGAGGGCGACGATCGGCCGGAGCGCCCGCAGCCGACCCTGTGCGAGCTGCCCGCGCTGGCCGACGAGTCCCGGGCCGCGGGCGCGAAGGTCCGCCTCGACGTGCGGATCGACGACTCGACGCCGCTGCCTGACGGCGCCGGGCGCACGGCGTACCGGATCGTCCAGGAGGGCCTGACCAACGCCCGCAAGCACGCGCCCGGCACGGCGGTGCGGGTCACCGTCGAGGGAAAGGCCGGCGTGGGGCTGACCATCGACGTCCGCAACCCGGCACCGGTCGGGCGCGCCACCCTGGCCATCCCCGGCGCCGGCACCGGCCTGGTCGGGCTCGGCGAACGCGCCACCCTGGCCGGCGGCAAGCTGGTGCACGGGCGCACCGCCGACGGGGAGTTCGCCCTCAGCGCCTGGCTGCCCTGGGCCGGACCGGCGTGA
- a CDS encoding response regulator has protein sequence MILSGAEDIAVVGEAADGSEVPAAVAAHRPDVVLMDIRMPRVDGLTATESLRGRAGAPEVIVLTTFDADEFVLRALRAGASGFLLKDTPPVEILHAVRRVAGGEAALSPTVTRQLIAHVAAPDPGGTRRRALTALEQLSERERDVALLLGQGRSNAEISAELFMSVATVKAHVSRLLVKLDLNNRVQVALLVHDAGKA, from the coding sequence ATGATCCTGTCCGGCGCCGAGGACATCGCGGTGGTCGGCGAGGCCGCCGACGGCAGCGAGGTGCCGGCCGCGGTGGCCGCGCACCGCCCGGACGTGGTGCTGATGGACATCCGGATGCCCCGGGTCGACGGCCTCACGGCGACCGAGTCGCTGCGCGGGCGCGCGGGCGCCCCGGAGGTGATCGTGCTGACCACGTTCGACGCCGACGAGTTCGTGCTGCGGGCGCTGCGCGCCGGCGCGAGCGGTTTCCTGCTCAAGGACACCCCGCCGGTGGAGATCCTGCACGCCGTCCGCCGGGTGGCCGGCGGCGAGGCGGCGCTGTCGCCGACGGTGACCCGGCAGCTGATCGCGCACGTGGCCGCCCCCGACCCGGGCGGCACCCGGCGGCGGGCCCTGACGGCCCTGGAACAGCTCAGCGAACGCGAGCGCGACGTCGCCCTGCTGCTCGGCCAGGGCCGGTCCAACGCGGAGATCTCGGCGGAGCTGTTCATGAGCGTCGCGACGGTGAAGGCGCACGTGTCGCGCCTGCTGGTGAAGCTCGACCTGAACAACCGCGTGCAGGTCGCGCTCCTGGTGCACGACGCCGGCAAGGCCTGA
- a CDS encoding dipeptidase: protein MPVIDGHNDLPMALRARAGYRVSGLAADRPEFHTDIARLRAGGVGGQFWSVYVPSDLSEPEAVVATMEQIDAVYRLAAAYPRDLAIAYSADDVEAAIGGGRIASLIGIEGGHSLATSLGVLRAFARLGVRYVTLTHNHNTSWADSATDEPGVGGLDDEGRAIVAEMQRIGVLVDLSHVAATTMHAALDVATAPVIFSHSSAHAVNGHRRNAADDVLVKLRDNGGVCMVTFVPPFISAEVAAWATAADAEWARLGLPPAPSWWPAAPRPGQHGDVAPPATAGSFLSALPGSDVAPPEQFRPWLAANPRPEATIAQVADHVEHVRDVAGVEHVGIGGDYDGCDRLPTGLEDVSGYPRLLAELASRGWSQADLERLTGRNILRVLRAAEQAAPEPLWPRSPAR, encoded by the coding sequence ATGCCGGTGATCGACGGGCACAACGACCTGCCGATGGCCCTGCGCGCCCGGGCCGGCTACCGGGTGTCCGGGCTGGCCGCCGACCGGCCGGAGTTCCACACGGACATCGCCCGGCTGCGCGCGGGCGGCGTCGGCGGCCAGTTCTGGTCGGTGTACGTGCCCTCCGACCTCTCCGAGCCCGAGGCCGTCGTCGCCACCATGGAGCAGATCGACGCGGTGTACCGGCTCGCCGCCGCGTACCCGCGGGACCTGGCGATCGCGTACTCGGCCGACGACGTCGAGGCCGCGATCGGCGGCGGCCGGATCGCATCGCTGATCGGCATCGAGGGCGGCCACAGCCTGGCCACGTCGCTGGGGGTGCTGCGCGCCTTCGCCCGTCTCGGCGTGCGGTACGTGACGCTGACGCACAACCACAACACGTCGTGGGCGGACTCGGCGACCGACGAGCCCGGTGTCGGCGGGCTCGACGACGAGGGCCGGGCGATCGTCGCGGAGATGCAGCGCATCGGCGTACTCGTCGACCTGTCGCACGTGGCCGCCACGACCATGCACGCGGCGCTGGACGTGGCGACCGCCCCGGTGATCTTCAGCCACTCGTCGGCGCACGCGGTCAACGGCCACCGCCGCAACGCCGCCGACGACGTGCTGGTCAAGCTGCGCGACAACGGCGGCGTCTGCATGGTCACGTTCGTGCCGCCGTTCATCTCGGCGGAGGTGGCGGCCTGGGCCACGGCCGCCGACGCGGAGTGGGCGCGGCTCGGCCTGCCGCCGGCGCCGTCCTGGTGGCCGGCCGCGCCCCGGCCCGGGCAGCACGGCGACGTGGCGCCGCCGGCCACCGCCGGTTCGTTCCTGTCGGCGCTGCCCGGCAGCGACGTGGCGCCGCCGGAGCAGTTCCGGCCGTGGCTGGCCGCCAACCCGCGGCCCGAGGCGACGATCGCCCAGGTCGCCGACCACGTGGAGCACGTCCGCGACGTCGCCGGCGTGGAACACGTCGGCATCGGCGGCGACTACGACGGCTGCGACCGGCTGCCGACCGGCCTCGAGGACGTCTCCGGCTACCCGCGGCTGCTCGCCGAGCTCGCGTCGCGCGGCTGGAGCCAGGCCGACCTGGAGCGGCTCACCGGCCGCAACATCCTGCGGGTGCTGCGCGCGGCCGAGCAGGCCGCGCCCGAGCCGCTCTGGCCGCGCTCCCCGGCACGGTGA
- a CDS encoding HNH endonuclease family protein, with translation MTRRRTTPALLAAVLAAVLLQLGFAAPAGATPPGIPTAATARTYLASITVAASTHTTTYNRDLFPHWHTVSGACNTRETVLKRDGTSVVTDSACASTSGRWFSPYDGATWTAASDVDIDHMVPLKNAWISGAWAWTTAKRESFANDLTNPQLIAVTDNVNQSKSDQSPDAWKPPLSSYHCTYARMWVKVKYVWALTVTSAEKSALTTMLNAC, from the coding sequence TTGACCAGACGCCGTACCACCCCCGCTCTGCTCGCCGCCGTGCTGGCGGCCGTCCTGCTTCAGCTCGGCTTCGCGGCACCGGCCGGCGCGACCCCGCCCGGCATTCCCACCGCCGCCACCGCGCGGACCTACCTCGCCTCGATCACGGTCGCGGCCTCGACGCACACCACGACCTACAACCGGGACCTCTTCCCGCACTGGCACACCGTCTCCGGCGCCTGCAACACCCGGGAGACGGTGCTCAAGCGCGACGGCACCAGCGTGGTCACCGACTCCGCGTGCGCGTCCACGTCCGGGCGGTGGTTCAGCCCGTACGACGGCGCCACCTGGACCGCGGCGTCCGACGTCGACATCGACCACATGGTGCCGCTGAAGAACGCCTGGATCTCCGGCGCCTGGGCGTGGACGACGGCCAAGCGTGAGTCGTTCGCCAACGACCTGACCAACCCGCAGCTCATCGCGGTCACCGACAACGTCAACCAGTCCAAGAGCGACCAGTCGCCGGACGCCTGGAAGCCGCCGCTGTCCAGCTACCACTGCACCTACGCCCGGATGTGGGTCAAGGTGAAGTACGTCTGGGCGCTGACCGTGACCAGCGCGGAGAAGTCCGCACTGACGACGATGCTCAACGCCTGCTGA
- a CDS encoding LysR family transcriptional regulator, whose protein sequence is MDLELRHLRMICAIAEAGSVTKAAAALGLAQPALTTQLKRIERTVGGPLFHRGRRGTRPTPLGDLVLARARLVIPAVNGLHRDVTAFVGSARPGQFRIGATNGPVSGGLVQRLATAYPNSPVTMHATWSADEICARVLDGRLDYALVGACSPSIPSPDAGLVWQPVCVDPVWVLVGAGHRLAGRDEVPLAEFAGERWATAPGDGCFNDCFAAACARAGFTPPPPYEMDVASCIDLVAGGAAVVLCQGIVRPIPGVVALPLEGSPLRWRHLLGWDPAGPAAAGGPEVAALAVQSYLDVVAIRPRFAAWLGANPGFGAQPVTPPLSAARVSRR, encoded by the coding sequence GTGGACCTCGAGCTGCGCCATCTGAGGATGATCTGCGCGATCGCCGAGGCGGGCAGCGTCACCAAGGCCGCCGCGGCGCTCGGTCTGGCCCAACCCGCGCTGACCACCCAGCTCAAGCGCATCGAGCGGACCGTCGGCGGCCCGCTCTTCCATCGTGGACGGCGCGGCACCCGGCCGACCCCGCTCGGCGATCTGGTGCTGGCGCGGGCCCGGCTGGTCATCCCGGCCGTGAACGGCCTGCACCGTGACGTCACCGCGTTCGTCGGGTCCGCGCGGCCCGGGCAGTTCCGGATCGGCGCCACCAACGGGCCGGTCTCCGGCGGCCTGGTGCAGCGGCTCGCCACCGCGTACCCGAACAGCCCGGTGACCATGCACGCCACCTGGTCCGCGGACGAGATCTGCGCGCGGGTGCTCGACGGCCGGCTCGACTACGCGCTCGTCGGGGCCTGCTCCCCGTCGATACCCTCCCCCGACGCCGGCCTGGTCTGGCAGCCCGTCTGCGTCGACCCGGTCTGGGTCCTGGTCGGCGCCGGGCACCGGCTGGCCGGGCGCGACGAGGTTCCGCTCGCCGAGTTCGCCGGGGAGAGGTGGGCCACGGCGCCCGGCGACGGGTGCTTCAACGACTGCTTCGCCGCCGCCTGCGCGCGGGCGGGTTTCACGCCGCCCCCGCCGTACGAGATGGACGTGGCCAGCTGCATCGACCTGGTCGCCGGCGGTGCGGCCGTGGTGTTGTGCCAGGGCATCGTGCGGCCGATACCGGGAGTGGTCGCGCTGCCACTGGAGGGCTCGCCGCTGCGCTGGCGGCACCTGCTCGGCTGGGACCCGGCCGGTCCCGCCGCCGCCGGCGGCCCCGAGGTCGCCGCGCTGGCGGTGCAGTCCTACCTCGACGTCGTCGCCATCCGCCCCCGCTTCGCGGCGTGGCTGGGCGCGAACCCGGGGTTCGGCGCCCAGCCGGTGACACCGCCGCTGTCCGCGGCCCGGGTCAGCAGGCGTTGA
- a CDS encoding TetR/AcrR family transcriptional regulator: MAERPLRADARRNRDRLLEVAVRAFSTAGPDVALETIARSAGVGIGTLYRHFPTREAMVEAVYRGELDRLCDSVAELLVSGEPDRALRDWMDRFVDCLAARRGMAEAVRMVINSGGAEFAHSLERLTDALAVLLDAGIRAGRLRADVPVMDVLTCLNGVTLAAGGPERREQAGRLLDLVMDGLRPRT; this comes from the coding sequence ATGGCCGAGCGCCCGCTGCGCGCCGACGCCCGGCGCAACCGCGACCGCCTCCTCGAGGTGGCCGTGCGGGCCTTCTCGACCGCCGGGCCGGACGTGGCGCTGGAGACGATCGCGCGCTCGGCGGGCGTCGGGATCGGCACGCTGTACCGGCACTTCCCGACCCGGGAGGCGATGGTCGAGGCGGTGTACCGCGGCGAGCTCGACCGGCTCTGCGACTCGGTGGCGGAGCTGCTGGTGTCCGGCGAGCCCGACCGGGCGCTGCGCGACTGGATGGACCGGTTCGTGGACTGCCTGGCGGCCCGGCGCGGCATGGCCGAGGCGGTGCGGATGGTGATCAATTCTGGCGGCGCGGAGTTCGCGCACAGCCTGGAGCGGCTGACCGACGCGCTCGCGGTGCTGCTCGACGCGGGCATCCGGGCCGGCCGGCTACGCGCGGACGTCCCGGTGATGGACGTGCTGACCTGCCTGAACGGGGTGACCCTCGCGGCCGGCGGTCCGGAGCGGCGTGAGCAGGCCGGACGCCTGCTGGACCTGGTGATGGACGGCCTGCGCCCGCGCACCTGA
- a CDS encoding helix-turn-helix transcriptional regulator has translation MTSRPASEQRLRDLAQLRRVRDRIDREYAQPLDVEALARGAHMSAGHLSREFRLAYGESPYSYLMTRRIERAMALLRRGDLGVTEVCFAVGCSSLGTFSTRFTELVGMPPSAYRREAARATAGMPSCVAKQVTRPIRQKAAQT, from the coding sequence GTGACCAGCAGACCCGCGTCGGAGCAACGCCTGCGAGATCTCGCGCAGCTGCGCCGCGTCCGCGACCGGATCGACCGGGAGTACGCGCAGCCGCTGGACGTCGAGGCGCTCGCCCGCGGCGCGCACATGTCGGCCGGCCACCTCAGCCGCGAGTTCCGGCTCGCGTACGGCGAGTCGCCGTACTCCTATCTGATGACGCGGCGCATCGAGCGCGCGATGGCGCTGCTGCGCCGCGGCGACCTCGGCGTCACCGAGGTCTGCTTCGCGGTCGGCTGCTCGTCGCTGGGCACCTTCAGCACCCGCTTCACCGAGCTGGTCGGCATGCCGCCCAGCGCGTACCGGCGCGAGGCCGCGCGGGCGACGGCCGGGATGCCGTCGTGCGTCGCGAAGCAGGTGACCCGGCCGATCCGGCAGAAGGCGGCACAGACCTAG
- a CDS encoding putative bifunctional diguanylate cyclase/phosphodiesterase: protein MTLRNPGRGTIGILALVVVFAAWMIGGFGGDTVTATASNIGMVLITVAAGVACLFRAARIRGRSGAAWTGLGLGALSYAFGEASWTWIETIQGREAPFPGLPDVGYLGMIPLTAAGLLMVPVARQTAANRVRSIVDGMMIACSLLLISWITVIGPLLTEGNDNTAGLYVLLGYPIGDVILVTIVLYTLALLRRGGQGSLSLMLIGAAMLLIATADSVYAFVALHDEYSSGGVLDAVWFAAFAMMVIAARRPGDSLAPAEAGSADGADRRPFAMLVPYAVVLAALTCSVVFYAITGRADVFFGGSRSVLILLIIVRQLLTLVENRHLTRQLEARVAQRSTELQASEARFRALVLQSSESVAVIDADTTIRFQSESVERIFGYPPTMLLGLNLVQVVGHRAAPAIAAGLESIKDKPLGVVVLEVPIRHYGGSLRLAEMTMTNLLHDPSVGGYVLNTRDIHDSRELQEQLMHEAYHDGLTGLASRALFRERLIEAVDRSSRTDDVAILVLDLDGFKEINDSLGHAAGDALLLQVADRLRAAVREGDTVARFGGDEFGVLVESLAARADAEAVAERIAAALEEHFVLGGRDLRVAVSIGLASGADADNADQLLRNADLAMYRAKSAGGAGLAAYDPQMLSGLLQRLELEADLRLALERNELALHYQPTVDLRTGTIIGFEALVRWHHPTRGMVSPMDFIGIAEATGLIVPMGRWVLAEACRQAVAWGAGSSRRLKMSVNVSVRQFEHGDLSATVAEVLAETGLPVDQLCLEMTESVLLTDTDENLTQLQRLKALGVTLAMDDFGTGYSSLAYLRRYPMDILKIDRSFVDRLGGDREDEALVRTIVRLGKSLGMTTVAEGIEDNVQLAALRALDCDVAQGYLLSRPLPAAEAGRILAEGLAAKLTVRA from the coding sequence ATGACGCTCAGGAACCCCGGTCGGGGCACCATCGGGATCCTCGCGCTCGTCGTCGTGTTCGCCGCCTGGATGATCGGCGGCTTCGGCGGAGACACGGTAACCGCCACCGCCTCGAACATCGGTATGGTTCTGATCACCGTCGCGGCCGGCGTCGCCTGCCTGTTCCGGGCGGCGCGCATCCGCGGCCGGTCGGGCGCCGCGTGGACCGGCCTCGGACTGGGTGCCCTCTCGTACGCGTTCGGCGAGGCCTCCTGGACGTGGATAGAGACGATTCAGGGCCGCGAGGCGCCGTTCCCCGGGCTCCCGGACGTCGGCTATCTCGGCATGATCCCGCTCACCGCCGCCGGCCTGCTCATGGTGCCCGTCGCCCGGCAGACCGCGGCCAACCGCGTCCGCAGCATCGTCGACGGCATGATGATCGCCTGCTCGCTGCTGCTGATCAGCTGGATCACGGTGATCGGCCCCCTGCTCACCGAGGGCAACGACAACACGGCCGGCCTCTACGTCCTGCTCGGGTACCCGATCGGCGACGTCATCCTGGTCACCATCGTGCTCTACACCCTCGCCCTGCTGCGCCGCGGCGGCCAGGGCTCGCTGTCGCTCATGCTCATCGGCGCGGCGATGCTGCTGATCGCCACGGCCGACAGCGTCTACGCGTTCGTGGCCCTGCACGACGAGTACTCGTCCGGCGGCGTGCTCGACGCCGTCTGGTTCGCCGCCTTCGCCATGATGGTGATCGCCGCGCGGCGGCCCGGCGACAGCCTCGCCCCCGCCGAGGCCGGCTCCGCGGACGGCGCCGACCGGCGGCCGTTCGCCATGCTCGTGCCGTACGCGGTGGTGCTGGCCGCCCTGACGTGCAGCGTGGTCTTCTACGCGATCACCGGGCGGGCCGACGTGTTCTTCGGCGGCTCCCGTTCCGTGCTGATCCTGCTGATCATCGTCCGGCAGCTGCTGACCCTCGTCGAGAACCGCCACCTGACCCGCCAGCTCGAGGCCCGAGTCGCCCAGCGCAGCACGGAACTGCAGGCCAGCGAGGCACGCTTCCGCGCCCTGGTGCTGCAAAGCTCGGAATCGGTTGCCGTCATCGACGCCGACACCACGATCCGCTTCCAGAGCGAATCGGTCGAGCGGATCTTCGGATACCCCCCGACCATGCTGCTCGGCCTCAACCTGGTCCAGGTCGTCGGCCACCGGGCCGCGCCGGCGATCGCGGCCGGCCTCGAGTCGATCAAGGACAAGCCGCTGGGCGTCGTCGTCCTCGAGGTGCCGATCCGCCACTACGGCGGCAGCCTCCGGCTGGCCGAGATGACCATGACCAACCTGCTGCACGACCCGTCCGTCGGCGGCTACGTGCTCAACACCCGCGACATCCACGACTCGCGGGAACTGCAGGAACAGCTCATGCACGAGGCCTACCACGACGGCCTCACCGGCCTGGCCAGCCGCGCCCTGTTCCGCGAACGCCTGATCGAGGCCGTCGACCGCAGCAGCCGCACCGACGACGTGGCCATCCTCGTCCTCGACCTGGACGGCTTCAAGGAGATCAACGACAGCCTCGGCCACGCCGCCGGCGACGCCCTGCTCCTCCAGGTCGCCGACCGCCTCCGCGCCGCCGTACGCGAGGGCGACACCGTGGCCCGCTTCGGCGGCGACGAGTTCGGCGTCCTCGTCGAGTCCCTGGCCGCCCGCGCCGACGCCGAGGCCGTCGCCGAACGCATCGCCGCCGCGCTGGAGGAACACTTCGTGCTCGGCGGCCGCGACCTGCGCGTCGCGGTCAGCATCGGCCTGGCCTCCGGCGCCGACGCCGACAACGCCGACCAGTTGCTGCGCAACGCCGACCTGGCCATGTACCGCGCCAAGTCCGCCGGCGGCGCCGGCCTGGCCGCCTACGACCCGCAGATGCTCAGCGGCCTGCTGCAGCGCCTCGAACTCGAGGCCGACCTGCGCCTGGCCCTGGAACGCAACGAGCTGGCCCTGCACTACCAGCCGACGGTCGACCTGCGTACCGGAACGATCATCGGCTTCGAGGCCCTGGTCCGCTGGCACCACCCGACCCGCGGCATGGTCTCGCCGATGGACTTCATCGGCATCGCCGAGGCGACCGGCCTGATCGTGCCGATGGGCCGCTGGGTGCTCGCCGAGGCCTGCCGCCAGGCGGTCGCGTGGGGCGCCGGCAGCAGCCGCCGCCTGAAGATGTCGGTGAACGTCTCCGTGCGCCAGTTCGAACACGGCGACCTCTCCGCGACGGTCGCCGAGGTACTGGCCGAGACCGGCCTGCCGGTGGACCAGCTCTGCCTGGAGATGACCGAGAGCGTCCTGCTCACCGACACCGACGAGAACCTCACCCAGCTCCAGCGCCTGAAGGCCCTCGGCGTCACCCTGGCCATGGACGACTTCGGTACGGGGTACTCGTCGCTGGCGTACCTGCGCCGCTACCCGATGGACATCCTCAAGATCGACCGCTCCTTCGTGGACCGCCTCGGCGGCGACCGGGAGGACGAGGCGCTGGTCCGCACGATCGTGCGGCTCGGCAAGAGCCTGGGCATGACCACGGTCGCCGAGGGCATCGAGGACAATGTGCAGCTGGCGGCGCTGCGCGCGCTGGACTGCGACGTCGCACAGGGCTACCTGCTGTCGCGCCCGCTGCCGGCCGCCGAGGCGGGCCGCATCCTGGCCGAGGGCCTGGCCGCCAAACTCACCGTCCGGGCCTGA
- a CDS encoding CDGSH iron-sulfur domain-containing protein yields MTAFESFGETDEGEHGATVVPYENGPLLLRGDFTLRTPEGVVIDPGRGTVALCRCGRSARKPFCDGTHKAVNFRAGAGREVAAPRDAA; encoded by the coding sequence ATGACCGCGTTCGAATCTTTCGGTGAGACGGATGAGGGTGAGCACGGCGCGACCGTCGTGCCCTACGAGAACGGCCCGTTGCTGCTGCGCGGCGACTTCACGTTGCGTACGCCGGAGGGCGTGGTGATCGACCCGGGCCGGGGCACGGTGGCGCTGTGCCGCTGTGGCAGATCGGCACGTAAGCCGTTCTGCGACGGCACCCACAAGGCAGTCAACTTCCGCGCTGGCGCGGGCCGCGAGGTGGCGGCGCCGCGCGATGCCGCCTGA